A window of the Leishmania infantum JPCM5 genome chromosome 18 genome harbors these coding sequences:
- a CDS encoding putative vacuolar ATP synthase subunit c, translating into MFLKHSVISSLKIHFSSVHRKAYTGRIISLREMTESFVILALPYLQQSQDSLQSAQYEALVRQMGPLGQTFRHFFIPSLKIGTLDSLMEASDELAKLDPMMENTLQKLIGLMEETSGKPRSVVTTFRINQTQEMSSAGYIKNFLWSTAQFDPKETIQNLIEKFSRINATADERVRVMLAEYNETRNKLIAANRKGEGNLSIRPIRELVALYNRDYQCFVDTELLATVFVAVPVAAQKEWMATYWKMNEYVCPQSNRVVAEDKEYVLNSIVMFRKVMDDVKTACRKKRYVIREVEGTDDLSSAELRSLQQRAEKEKKALYTLLWQQYCTCYVAWIHLKAVRVFIEALLKFGLPPRFIAVVLQVPADKEAEIRKRIAQVYPDLTTPLANDVTVDTGALQQEYPYVSLKVTNVQK; encoded by the coding sequence ATGTTTTTGAAACATTCAGTTATCTCCTCGCTCAAAATCCACTTCTCGTCCGTACACCGCAAGGCCTACACAGGCAGAATAATCTCCCTTCGAGAGATGACCGAGAGTTTTGTAATTCTTGCGCTGCCATACTTGCAGCAGTCGCAGGATTCCCTGCAGTCTGCTCAATATGAAGCGCTTGTGCGTCAGATGGGACCTCTGGGACAGACGTTTCGCCACTTTTTTATCCCCAGCCTCAAGATCGGAACGTTGGACTCTCTCATGGAGGCAAGCGATGAGTTAGCGAAACTGGATCCAATGATGGAAAATACTCTGCAGAAGCTGATTGGGCTGATGGAGGAAACGTCCGGAAAGCCGCGCAGTGTAGTCACGACGTTCCGAATCAACCAAACTCAGGAAATGTCGTCCGCTGGCTACATCAAGAACTTCCTGTGGAGCACTGCGCAGTTCGACCCCAAGGAGACAATTCAGAACCTAATAGAGAAATTTTCCCGAATCAACGCTACAGCTGATGAGCGTGTCCGTGTCATGCTGGCGGAGTACAATGAAACTCGCAACAAACTCATAGCGGCGAACCGGAAGGGTGAGGGAAACCTGTCCATCCGCCCAATTCGGGAGCTAGTCGCTCTCTATAATCGGGACTATCAGTGCTTTGTCGACACGGAGTTGTTGGCCACCGTTTTCGTAGCGGTACCTGTGGCGGCTCAAAAGGAATGGATGGCGACTTACTGGAAGATGAACGAGTATGTGTGCCCGCAGTCGAACCGTGTTGTGGCCGAAGACAAGGAATACGTGCTCAACAGCATTGTTATGTTCCGGAAAGTCATGGATGATGTAAAGACGGCGTGCCGCAAGAAGCGTTATGTTATCCGCGAAGTGGAGGGCACCGACGACCTTTCTTCCGCCGAGTTGCGGAGCCTGCAGCAGAGGGCTgaaaaggagaagaaggcgctTTACACGCTTCTGTGGCAGCAGTATTGCACCTGTTATGTTGCCTGGATCCACCTCAAGGCGGTGAGGGTGTTTATCGAGGCGCTTCTGAAGTTCGGACTCCCGCCGCGCTTCATtgctgtggtgctgcaggtgccTGCGGATAAGGAGGCCGAAATCCGCAAGCGCATTGCGCAGGTGTACCCCGATTTGACGACGCCGTTGGCGAATGATGTGACTGTTGATACTGGTGCTTTACAGCAGGAGTACCCCTATGTTTCCTTGAAAGTGACGAACGTGCAAAAGTAG
- a CDS encoding putative peroxisomal enoyl-coa hydratase, with translation MKRCCRLLSAVEAASLIRRVGPFAVHRGETKGVIEILSGDPNHPVKKLNLLGLAYAAALTELSELLSEELNAEARVAIFAARDGCSFSAGIDLKELSGMRPPSGSGAAATAAASSGSKAHAMLLQNQHRVVRAFQDGISSLARCRIPIIAAIDGHCIGGATSVASSCDVRYTTTRATFSVKEAAVGLAADIGVLQRLPAIIGEGRTRELAFTCRDFSGVEAKAMGFVEEVCTDYPALLTHARKRAAQIAANSPLGVQNTKLVLNWERERAAQTSLEYQAAINAFSLHCNDIPEAARAFAEKRAPVFTDYMVNPRGGLPHSRQS, from the coding sequence ATGAAGAGGTGCTGCCGGCTGCTTTCTGCGGTAGAGGCAGCGTCGCTCATACGCCGCGTTGGTCCCTTTGCAGTGCACCGTGGTGAGACCAAGGGCGTCATTGAAATTCTCTCCGGCGACCCCAATCACCCTGTGAAGAAGCTCAACCTTCTTGGCCTCGCCTATGCAGCCGCTCTCACAGAGCTTTCAGAGCTACTCTCTGAGGAGCTCAACGCTGAAGCCCGTGTCGCCATCTTCGCAGCACGTGACGGGTGCTCGTTTTCGGCTGGCATCGACTTGAAGGAACTCTCGGGAATGCGGCCGCCTTCTGGCAGtggagccgctgccactgcagcagcgtcgagcGGCTCCAAAGCCCATGCAATGCTTCTTCAGAACCAGCACCGTGTGGTGCGCGCTTTCCAAGATGGAATATCTTCgctggcgcggtgccgcatTCCCATCATCGCCGCGATCGATGGCCATTGCATCGGTGGGGCTACATCGGTCGCTTCTTCATGCGACGTGCGTTACACCACAACACGTGCAACCTTTTCTGTGAAGGAGGCAGCAGTGGGTCTCGCCGCGGACAttggcgtgctgcagcgtcttcCCGCCATTATTGGTGAGggacgcacgcgcgagcTTGCCTTTACGTGCCGCGACTTCAGCGGTGTGGAGGCCAAAGCAATGGGCTTTGTCGAGGAAGTGTGTACAGATTATCCAGCGCTCCTCACCCACGCGCGCAAGCGCGCAGCACAGATAGCTGCCAACTCGCCACTGGGAGTGCAGAACACAAAGTTGGTCCTGAATTGGGAACGGGAGCGCGCGGCCCAGACGTCGCTCGAGTACCAAGCTGCCATCAACGCCTTTAGTCTGCACTGCAACGACATCCCAgaggcagcgcgtgcgtttGCTGAGAAGCGAGCGCCCGTATTCACTGATTACATGGTGAATCCCAGAGGAGGCCTGCCGCATTCAAGGCAATCGTGA
- a CDS encoding putative RNA binding protein: MERAATQSQSIYSNANTSSSNANTYGNTVSSYLSNNSPNAVMYGGGNSSNGGAPSSTSVATVYASPTQASPSQAIRQQAQGSAQQNMSQSQTSTSFNTYGGGAASGSGSGFFYSTPSAQAPGAQPMYSANASAAAMFPMRGGSTSMTPAQPTPTQMLTPQANAAAAAAAAAVWTSAAANINAGSKLFVGQVPAVCTEDQLRPLFAQFGTLLEIKIMREPNGRSKGSAWVRYELEESAQRAITALNEKHVVPPQTNPLRVQFAAPSTNRIPQPLSALGSIMPPSAVMQPQPQPSYATAATYATPQGYAGATTAYMQGQYATSPNLMAVRASPQQQAAVQSAPGKIEYLRSNQPGGLIYSTASPTAVDAMQQQQQQQQQSPQQQQVVYTTGGQMRAGVMYTPDAFAMTNQMAAAPQQPHQWCS; the protein is encoded by the coding sequence ATGGAGCGTGCGGCCACTCAAAGCCAGAGCATCTACTCCAACGCtaacaccagcagcagcaacgctaACACCTACGGTAACACTGTCTCCTCCTACCTGTCCAACAACAGCCCGAACGCAGTCATGTACGGCggtggcaacagcagcaacggtggTGCACCTTCGTCCACCTCGGTCGCCACGGTGTACGCCTCTCCCACGCAAGCTTCGCCGAGTCAGGCGATCCGTCAGCAGGCGCAGGGATCCGCGCAGCAGAATATGAGCCAGTCGCAAACGAGCACCTCCTTCAACACctacggcggcggtgcggccaGCGGCTCCGGCAGTGGCTTCTTTTACTCCACTCCgtcggcgcaggcgccgggGGCGCAGCCCATGTACTCTGCcaacgcctccgccgcggcaaTGTTCCCAATGCGTGGTGGATCCACCTCCatgacgccggcgcagcccaCCCCAACCCAGATGCTGACACCTCAGGccaacgctgccgccgcggcggcagcggcagcggtgtggaCCAGCGCTGCGGCAAACATCAACGCTGGCAGCAAGCTCTTCGTTGGCCAGGTGCCTGCAGTGTGCACTGAGGACCAGCTCCGCCCTCTGTTTGCGCAGTTCGGCACTCTGCTAGAGATCAAGATCATGCGGGAGCCGAACGGTCGTAGCAAGGGTAGCGCGTGGGTGCGCTACGAGCTGGAGGAATCTGCGCAGCGAGCCATCACTGCCCTCAACGAGAAGCATGTTGTGCCGCCACAAACGAACCCGCTTCGTGTTCAGTTTGCCGCACCCAGCACCAACCGCATCCCGCAGCCCCTATCGGCCCTTGGCTCCATCATGCCGCCTTCTGCAGTcatgcagccgcagccgcagccaaGCTACGCGACCGCAGCGACTTATGCCACCCCGCAGGGCTacgccggcgccaccacaGCGTACATGCAGGGACAGTACGCGACCTCGCCCAACCTGATGGCTGTTCGTGCCtctccacagcagcaggcagcggtgcagtCTGCGCCTGGCAAGATCGAATACCTGCGCAGCAACCAGCCTGGCGGTCTTATCtactccaccgcctccccgaCCGCTGTTGatgcgatgcagcagcagcagcagcaacagcagcagtcgccacagcagcagcaagtgGTGTACACAACCGGTGGCCAGATGCGCGCTGGTGTCATGTACACCCCGGATGCATTTGCCATGACGAACCAGatggctgccgcgccgcagcagccgcatcagTGGTGCAGCTAA